From one Gossypium hirsutum isolate 1008001.06 chromosome D08, Gossypium_hirsutum_v2.1, whole genome shotgun sequence genomic stretch:
- the LOC107910533 gene encoding germin-like protein subfamily 2 member 4 has translation MVAMVSAYFFVFLALFGMVASDPDHLQDLCVANKAAGIKVNGFPCKEEANVTEADFFFSGLANPGVINNSVGSVVTGANVEKIPGLNTLGVSLARIDYEPGGLNPPHTHPRATEIIFVLDGELDVGFITTSNKLISKSVKKGDIFVFPKGLVHFQKNNGEKPASVIAGFNSQLPGTQSIAATLFTSTPPVPNNVLTKAFQIGTKEVDKIKNKLAPKKS, from the exons ATGGTTGCCATGGTTTCTGCATATTTCTTCGTGTTTCTAGCTCTCTTTGGCATGGTTGCATCTGACCCTGATCATCTCCAGGATCTCTGTGTAGCTAACAAAGCTGcag GAATAAAGGTGAATGGATTTCCTTGCAAGGAGGAAGCGAATGTTACGGAAGCTGATTTTTTCTTTAGCGGTTTAGCCAATCCAGGAGTCATCAACAATTCAGTGGGATCAGTGGTAACAGGAGCCAATGTGGAGAAAATTCCAGGGCTCAACACCCTTGGAGTGTCACTTGCTCGCATTGACTATGAACCTGGTGGCCTTAACCCGCCCCACACTCACCCACGTGCCACTGAGATCATCTTTGTTCTCGATGGTGAATTGGATGTTGGGTTCATCACTACATCAAACAAGTTGATCTCCAAATCCGTCAAGAAAGGCGACATATTTGTCTTCCCCAAGGGACTGGTACATTTCCAGAAGAACAATGGCGAGAAGCCAGCTTCCGTGATTGCAGGATTCAACAGCCAGTTGCCTGGAACTCAATCTATTGCCGCTACATTGTTTACTTCGACACCCCCAGTGCCAAACAATGTATTGACCAAGGCCTTCCAAATTGGCACCAAGGAAGtcgacaaaataaaaaataagcttGCCCCTAAGAAAAGCTAA